The candidate division KSB1 bacterium genome window below encodes:
- a CDS encoding T9SS type A sorting domain-containing protein, whose product MSSEKHVVLVVTILVMAFSGLLAQQAGDYRSLTTGNWSNPATWEMFDGSQWVAASAAPTGAEQITVKGTDTVKVDVAVEMQGYLKVQENGVVTVTTGSLAFAQGSTYEHARNGGSVPLAVWGEGSTALFTGITNSAPANRGQNYHHVVLNTPNLSSNLDLNLAGKVIAGDIRVVSSGSSRWRLVGGTSGTLVIMGDVIVEGGQLETQGTSSSTQVLVEHYGNVRVTGGNFSVSRGSQGGAGGTGWTRWYLHQGDFLMSNATTQNSNPWRATFIFAKLGGVQNLVLENVTYGAGGLPVQVDSGATLNMGNSRLGGDGSFVISPGAGLQTALPGGLDEAIGPVGSRTILLSKQASYTFNGVLPQVPGVLLPDTVRTLTVANPQGVTLNDTLRAQHITVSPGCLMYVEALGSVTADSGGVEGTVVNRGALVASDSIYFAPGSVYQHDRDGGSLPNGIWAAGSTFLLTGTIQDAPANRNQNFANVVFNTPNLGRNRDMGWKGVTISGDIHVVNTGSYRWHMSSIASGDTAVITVLGDVRVESGQFAVQGTSTGNTTFIVHHYGDVLVTGGNFSIARGSQGGSGTTTWYLHEGDFSMANATTQNSNPTPGNAKFVFAKTGVQHLALGDNNTIQNLPIEVLPGTTLDVGVSSLAGNGVFILNDGATLATAHPGGVAGFLGTLPPNLAALSTAANYTFNGVEPQVTSAALPTVVQDLTIANPAGVTLTQETTVNGVLHLVAGELDNTVPFGLGPAGSVSFEGGSLRVPLVAAEYRSLTSGDWSAASTWEAYLFDRWMPAPMPPSGTERITVDNNDTVRVDVPVEVRGHLKVQDQAVVEVSTGSLAFVDTSIYEHARDAGAIPIATWGEGSTLLLTGTVQDAPANRNQNFYHVVFNTPNLGRNRDMGWNGITIGGDIRVVNTGAYRWQMSTAAAGDSSVITVMGDVIVEGGAFSVQGTGNALTTFVVHHYGNIQVTGGNFSIARGSQGNGTGTTTWYLYEGDFSMANATTQNSNPTPGNAKFVFAKQGVQRLTLGEGNTIMNLPIQVSSGTTLDAGLSVLAGNGIFVLDDGATLALAHEGGVAGFLGTLPNEVVTLSTSANYSFNGTARQVTSTRMPTVVHDLTINNQAGVVLSQQTTINGVLHLVAGEFDNTIPFTLGPTGSISYEGGSLKVSVSVREVADAVPTTLALLQNYPNPFNPLTTIGYQIPAATRVTLTIFDAHGREVARLVDRVHAPGSYAAVWDASQVASGVYYCRLLAGGTSLVRKLVVAK is encoded by the coding sequence ATGGCGTTTTCTGGGCTGCTCGCCCAGCAGGCGGGGGACTACCGGTCCCTTACTACGGGCAACTGGAGCAACCCTGCCACCTGGGAGATGTTTGACGGCTCGCAATGGGTTGCAGCCAGCGCTGCACCGACTGGTGCGGAACAGATCACGGTCAAAGGGACGGACACGGTGAAGGTGGATGTGGCCGTGGAAATGCAGGGGTACCTGAAAGTGCAGGAAAACGGTGTTGTCACGGTCACGACTGGCTCACTAGCCTTTGCTCAGGGGAGCACTTATGAGCATGCGCGAAACGGCGGGAGCGTGCCTCTGGCCGTTTGGGGCGAGGGTTCTACCGCCCTCTTTACAGGTATCACCAATTCAGCGCCTGCAAATAGGGGGCAAAACTACCACCACGTAGTCCTCAATACACCCAATCTGAGCAGCAACTTGGACCTAAACCTGGCAGGAAAAGTCATAGCTGGGGATATCAGGGTGGTCAGCAGCGGAAGCTCACGCTGGCGCCTGGTAGGTGGGACCTCGGGGACCCTCGTCATTATGGGCGATGTGATTGTGGAAGGCGGACAGCTGGAGACGCAAGGTACCAGTAGCTCGACCCAAGTGTTAGTGGAGCACTATGGTAACGTGCGGGTGACCGGCGGGAACTTTTCTGTGAGCAGAGGAAGTCAAGGCGGTGCAGGAGGCACGGGGTGGACGAGATGGTACTTGCATCAAGGGGATTTCTTGATGTCCAACGCCACCACTCAGAACTCAAACCCTTGGCGTGCCACTTTTATCTTCGCCAAGCTCGGTGGGGTGCAGAACCTGGTACTTGAGAATGTCACGTATGGCGCGGGAGGGCTCCCCGTACAAGTGGATAGCGGCGCCACACTCAATATGGGAAATTCAAGGCTCGGAGGCGATGGCAGTTTCGTCATCTCCCCTGGCGCTGGGCTTCAAACGGCCCTCCCGGGTGGTCTGGATGAAGCCATTGGGCCGGTCGGGTCCAGGACCATTCTTCTGAGCAAACAGGCCTCCTACACGTTCAACGGAGTCCTTCCGCAAGTGCCGGGTGTGTTGCTGCCCGACACGGTGCGAACTTTGACCGTAGCCAATCCTCAAGGGGTCACCCTCAACGACACGCTACGGGCACAGCATATAACAGTGTCGCCGGGCTGCCTGATGTACGTCGAAGCATTAGGGTCGGTAACTGCAGACTCCGGTGGTGTTGAAGGTACCGTCGTGAACCGAGGGGCTCTCGTAGCCAGCGATTCGATCTATTTCGCCCCGGGTTCGGTTTACCAACATGATCGCGACGGAGGGAGTCTTCCGAACGGCATCTGGGCCGCTGGGTCCACATTCCTGTTGACCGGAACCATCCAAGATGCGCCTGCCAACAGGAATCAGAATTTCGCAAACGTCGTCTTCAACACGCCGAACCTTGGGCGCAACAGGGACATGGGGTGGAAGGGGGTGACTATCAGTGGTGATATTCATGTTGTGAACACCGGTTCTTATCGGTGGCACATGAGTTCAATCGCCTCTGGGGACACAGCCGTGATAACGGTCTTGGGGGACGTGCGCGTGGAAAGCGGCCAGTTTGCGGTCCAGGGCACCAGTACCGGGAATACCACCTTCATCGTGCACCACTACGGGGACGTCCTCGTAACCGGCGGCAATTTTTCCATCGCCAGAGGTTCCCAGGGCGGTTCTGGAACTACCACCTGGTATTTGCATGAAGGTGACTTTTCGATGGCCAATGCCACCACGCAGAACTCCAACCCCACGCCTGGCAATGCCAAGTTTGTGTTCGCAAAGACGGGCGTGCAGCACCTCGCGCTTGGTGACAACAATACTATCCAGAACCTGCCCATCGAGGTCTTGCCCGGGACCACACTGGATGTGGGCGTGAGCAGCTTGGCTGGCAACGGGGTATTCATTCTGAACGACGGGGCGACTTTGGCAACCGCTCATCCTGGGGGCGTGGCAGGATTTTTGGGCACCTTGCCGCCTAACCTCGCAGCCTTGAGCACCGCCGCCAACTACACCTTCAACGGAGTGGAGCCGCAGGTCACAAGCGCCGCGCTGCCAACCGTGGTGCAGGACCTCACTATCGCTAACCCGGCTGGGGTAACACTTACGCAAGAGACCACTGTGAATGGCGTACTGCACCTGGTAGCCGGAGAGTTGGACAACACCGTACCTTTCGGCCTTGGCCCGGCCGGTTCGGTGTCGTTTGAAGGCGGCAGCCTCCGTGTGCCACTTGTGGCGGCTGAGTACCGCTCGCTGACCTCTGGTGACTGGAGCGCCGCGAGCACCTGGGAAGCGTACCTATTCGATCGCTGGATGCCGGCACCGATGCCCCCTTCGGGGACGGAACGCATCACCGTGGACAACAACGACACAGTCCGGGTAGACGTGCCTGTAGAAGTGCGCGGCCACCTCAAGGTGCAGGACCAGGCAGTGGTGGAAGTGAGCACTGGCTCGCTGGCCTTCGTGGACACGAGCATCTATGAGCATGCGCGCGATGCCGGGGCGATTCCCATCGCCACCTGGGGTGAGGGCTCCACGCTGCTGTTGACTGGCACCGTGCAGGATGCGCCTGCCAATCGCAATCAGAATTTCTACCACGTGGTGTTCAACACCCCCAACCTGGGCCGCAATCGCGACATGGGGTGGAACGGCATCACCATCGGCGGTGACATTCGGGTGGTGAACACTGGCGCCTACCGCTGGCAGATGAGCACGGCTGCTGCGGGAGATAGCTCGGTGATCACCGTCATGGGGGATGTGATTGTGGAGGGTGGCGCGTTTTCGGTGCAGGGGACGGGCAACGCCTTGACCACCTTTGTAGTGCACCACTATGGCAACATCCAGGTGACGGGAGGGAACTTTTCCATTGCGCGTGGTTCTCAGGGCAATGGGACGGGTACCACGACCTGGTATCTGTACGAGGGTGATTTTTCCATGGCCAATGCCACCACGCAGAACTCCAACCCGACGCCTGGCAATGCCAAGTTTGTGTTTGCCAAGCAGGGTGTGCAGCGGCTCACGCTGGGTGAGGGCAATACCATCATGAATTTGCCCATTCAGGTGAGCAGCGGCACTACCTTGGATGCGGGGCTGAGTGTGCTGGCAGGCAATGGCATCTTTGTCCTTGATGACGGCGCGACGTTAGCTCTGGCGCATGAGGGCGGAGTGGCCGGGTTCCTTGGCACGCTGCCCAACGAGGTGGTGACTCTGAGCACCTCTGCCAACTATTCATTCAACGGAACTGCCCGACAGGTGACAAGCACCAGAATGCCGACCGTTGTGCACGACCTGACCATCAACAACCAGGCTGGGGTTGTCTTGTCGCAGCAAACGACCATCAATGGGGTGCTTCACCTTGTGGCCGGCGAGTTTGACAACACGATCCCCTTTACACTCGGCCCAACCGGCTCCATCTCTTACGAAGGTGGAAGCCTGAAAGTGAGCGTCTCCGTCCGTGAAGTGGCGGACGCCGTGCCCACCACCTTGGCGCTCCTTCAGAACTACCCTAACCCGTTCAACCCGCTGACGACCATCGGTTACCAGATCCCGGCAGCGACTCGCGTGACCTTGACCATCTTCGACGCCCATGGCCGAGAGGTCGCAAGGTTGGTTGACCGGGTCCACGCACCTGGCTCCTACGCCGCAGTATGGGACGCCAGCCAGGTGGCGAGTGGTGTGTACTATTGTAGGCTCCTGGCAGGTGGCACTAGCCTGGTGCGTAAACTGGTGGTCGCCAAGTAG